In the Paenibacillus sp. FSL R7-0337 genome, ACACCTATGGAGCTTATGGAATATATTCAAGGCCCGGATTTCCCGACGGCCGGTTATATTTTGGGCCGGGAAGGAATCCGTCAGGCTTACCGCACCGGACGCGGATCGGTTACCATGCGTGCCAAAGCGGTCATTGAAGAGAATAACGGCAAGGCAAAGATTATTGTGCATGAGCTTCCTTACCAGGTGAACAAAGCCCGGCTCGTAGAGAAGATTGCGGAGCTGGTGCGTGAGAAACGCATCGAGGGCATTACGGATCTGCGTGATGAGTCTGACCGTAACGGAATGCGCGTAGTGGTTGAATTGAGACGGGATGTGAACCCGAGCGTTGTACTCAACAATCTCTACAAGCACACCTCTATGCAGTCCACCTTCGGGATCAACATGCTGGCGATCGTCAATAAGGAGCCGAAGATTCTGAACCTGCGTGATGTGCTGTATCACTATTTGCAGCATCAGATCGAAGTCATCCGCCGCCGGACCATCTTCGACCTCAAGAAGGCGGAAGCACGGGCACACATTCTGGAAGGTCTGCGGATAGCACTGGATCATCTGGATGAGGTTATTGCCCTGATCCGCGCCTCACGCACCACCGACATTGCCCGTGAGGGCCTGATGGAGACCTTCAGTCTGAGCGTAGAGCAGGCCCAGGCGATCCTCGATATGCGGATGCAGCGCCTGACCGGTCTGGAACGCGAGAAGATTGAGAATGAATATAATGAATTATTGGCCAAAATCGCAGAATACCGTGAGATTCTGGCTAATGAGCATCTCGTGCTGGATATTATCAGCAATGAGCTGCAGGAGATCCGGGATAAGTACTCCGATGACCGCCGTACAGAAATTACGGTTGGGGAAGAGAGTATTCTTGACGAGGATCTGATCCCGCGTGAAGAGGTTGTAATTACAATCACCCACACCGGTTACATTAAGCGTCTTCCAGTCAACACCTACCGCAGCCAGAAGCGCGGCGGGCGCGGTGTCATCGGGATGGACACCAAGGACCAGGATTTTGTGGAGCATCTCTTCGTGAGCAACTCCCATAACTACCTGATGTTCTTCACCGATAAGGGTAAGGTGTACCGGATCAAGGCCTATGAGATTCCGGAGCTTGGACGCACTGCCCGGGGGACGCCGATCATTAACCTGATTCAAATTGAGCAGGGAGAGAAGATCAGCGCGGTTATCCAGGTGGAAGAAGCGGACAGCGATAAATACCTGTTCTTCGCTACCCGTGAGGGGATTGTGAAGAAGACGCCTCTGGAAGATTACAATAACATCCGCAAGGGCGGCCTGATTGCCATCAATCTCCGTGAAGAGGATTCACTGATTGAAGTGAAGCTGACCGACGGAGAGCAGAATCTGATTATCGGGACTGCACGCGGAATGTCGATTACCTTCTCGGAGAATGATGTGCGCTCAATGGGCCGCAGTGCTACCGGAGTGAAGGGGATTACGCTTGATTCCAATGACCATGTCATTGGCATGGACTGCGTAGATCCGGAGCTTGAGGTACTGATCGTAACCACCAAGGGCTACGGCAAGCGGACGCCTGCCGGTGACTACCGGTCCCAGACCCGTGGCGGTAAGGGTATCAAGACGATTAACCTTACGGACAAGAACGGGCCGGTTGTCGGGCTGAAGGTCGTCAAGCAGGACGAGGATCTGATGATTATTACGACCAGCGGTACCCTGATTCGTACCAGTATGGACGGAATATCCACCATGGGCCGTTATGCGCAGGGGGTTAAGCTGATTAACATCCGTGAGGATGATGCTGTAGCTACACTGTGCAGAGCTGACAAAGAGGATGAAGAGTTGTCTGAACATGAGGACGGCGAAGACATTCAAGGAACTCCGGTAGAAGGCGAGGGCGAAGTCAGCCAGCCTGAAGCGGGTACCGTGAACGAAGACGACAACCTCGAATAAGGATTGCAGGAGAGCATGGGTTTCTGATGTATAGAAATCCATGCTCTTTTTTTATACCCTATTAACTAACGAACGGGGAATTCTCTATCTAGCCGCTTCCCGGGTTCCATACTATAATTAGAGAATTACAGGTGTCACCGACATAAAGGGGCTTAGGCTAATGCCAAACATATCCGTTGGAGAGATTAAAGCGGGTTCAAAGATTATAAAGGATGTAATTACTCCTTTAGGAGGAGTACTGTTCGGGAGGGGCAAGATCATTCTCCCCCGGGATATTGAGATTTTGCAGGCTTTTTTGATCGGACAGGTTGAGATTGAAGGGGCACAAGGGGAGGATAAGCCGGCAGAGAGCGCTAAACCGGCAGTGAAGCAGCAAGCGGCCAAGGCGGGTGCCCTGATTAATGAATCGGTGCTGGCCAAGAGTAATTCTCCGCTTCATGATGAGTATGAGAAAATGCTGGTGCTCATCAAGCAAAGCTACCGTGCAGCGGCCGCAGCGGCTCTTCCGATCTTCGAACTGCGGAGTCAGCTGGAGCTGCTGATTACCCATTTGAAGGATTACCATGTCCTAAAGTTTGCGCCGCGTGTGCTGATTGACCAGGAATACAACTATCATAATGCTGTTTTGTCTGCCCTGACCTCCTATCGAATTGCCCAGTGGTGCGGATATCCGCAGAAGGACTGGATGCAGGCTGCTTTTGCCGGCTTGCTGCACGATATAGGTAACATTAAGGTGGACGAAGCGCTGCTGCTGAAGCCGACCCCTCTTAGCGCTGCAGAGATCGACGAGGTACGCAGGCACACTACATACGGTTATCAGCTGCTGCGCAATGTTACAGCCATTAACGAAGGGGTTAGACTAGCCGCCTTGCAGCACCATGAGAAGATAGACGGTTCAGGCTATCCGCTTAGGCTGGATGGCAGCCAGATTCATTTCTACGCCAAGATTGTGGCAGTCGCTGATATCTTCCATGCCATGACGCTGGGAAAAGCCTACAGAAAGGCACAGTCGCCTTATCTGGTATTGGAGCAGCTGCAGAAAGAAAGCTTCGGGAAGCTTGATCCGGTAATCGTGCAGACCTTCATTCAAAAGACGACAGACCTATATAACGGTACACGGATACGGCTCAGCGACGGACGTCACGGGGAAATCATCTTTACCGACCGTAACAACCCGACAAGACCTATGGTTCAGGTTGAAGGAAACATCGTTAATCTGATTAATGAACGGGAGCTGCATATTCAAGAGATTATAGCTTAAGCACGCGAACAGAGGAGTAGAGCTATGCTAACTTGCTTGCCGGGATAAGGCTAGTTATGGGAAGCGTAGCTTTAGATAATGGATTTGAAATAAATGCTTGCAATGAATCTCTATCCATGATATATTCTATTTCTGGCCGCGAAACATCAACGCCGAGCTCGAAAAAGAAGTTAAAAAAAGAGCTTGCATTGATCGGTTGGATGTGATATATTATAAGAGTTGCTGGTGACGCGGTAAGCGGCGCTGACAACGAGCTTGATCTTTGAAAACTGAACAACGAGTGAGTATCGGAAATCGCTTCGGCGAGATCCAAATTAGAGAATGTGAATTCTCGTCAGATGTTTCAAAATGAGCAATCGCTCTTTCTAAATACCAATTTGGAGAGTTTGATCCTGGCTCAGGACGAACGCTGGCGGCGTGCCTAATACATGCAAGTCGAGCGGAGTCTGAAAGGAAGCTTGCTTCCTTTCAGACTTAGCGGCGGACGGGTGAGTAACACGTAGGCAACCTGCCCTCAAGCCTGGGATAACTACCGGAAACGGTAGCTAATACCGGATAATTTCTTTTTTCTCCTGAGGAGAGAATGAAAGGCGGAGCAATCTGCTGCTTGGGGATGGGCCTGCGGCGCATTAGCTAGTTGGTGGGGTAACGGCCCACCAAGGCGACGATGCGTAGCCGACCTGAGAGGGTGAACGGCCACACTGGGACTGAGACACGGCCCAGACTCCTACGGGAGGCAGCAGTAGGGAATCTTCCGCAATGGGCGCAAGCCTGACGGAGCAACGCCGCGTGAGTGATGAAGGTTTTCGGATCGTAAAGCTCTGTTGCCAGGGAAGAACGTCCGGTAGAGTAACTGCTACCGGAGTGACGGTACCTGAGAAGAAAGCCCCGGCTAACTACGTGCCAGCAGCCGCGGTAATACGTAGGGGGCAAGCGTTGTCCGGAATTATTGGGCGTAAAGCGCGCGCAGGCGGTTATTTAAGTCTGGTGTTTAAACCTTGGGCTCAACCTGAGGTCGCACTGGAAACTGGGTGACTTGAGTACAGAAGAGGAAAGTGGAATTCCACGTGTAGCGGTGAAATGCGTAGATATGTGGAGGAACACCAGTGGCGAAGGCGACTTTCTGGGCTGTAACTGACGCTGAGGCGCGAAAGCGTGGGGAGCAAACAGGATTAGATACCCTGGTAGTCCACGCCGTAAACGATGAGTGCTAGGTGTTAGGGGTTTCGATACCCTTGGTGCCGAAGTTAACACAGTAAGCACTCCGCCTGGGGAGTACGGTCGCAAGACTGAAACTCAAAGGAATTGACGGGGACCCGCACAAG is a window encoding:
- a CDS encoding HD-GYP domain-containing protein, with translation MPNISVGEIKAGSKIIKDVITPLGGVLFGRGKIILPRDIEILQAFLIGQVEIEGAQGEDKPAESAKPAVKQQAAKAGALINESVLAKSNSPLHDEYEKMLVLIKQSYRAAAAAALPIFELRSQLELLITHLKDYHVLKFAPRVLIDQEYNYHNAVLSALTSYRIAQWCGYPQKDWMQAAFAGLLHDIGNIKVDEALLLKPTPLSAAEIDEVRRHTTYGYQLLRNVTAINEGVRLAALQHHEKIDGSGYPLRLDGSQIHFYAKIVAVADIFHAMTLGKAYRKAQSPYLVLEQLQKESFGKLDPVIVQTFIQKTTDLYNGTRIRLSDGRHGEIIFTDRNNPTRPMVQVEGNIVNLINERELHIQEIIA
- the gyrA gene encoding DNA gyrase subunit A, encoding MAEQNNPQIRDRDIGVEMRESFMDYAMSIIVSRALPDVRDGLKPVHRRILFAMSELGMSSDKPHKKSARIVGEVIGKYHPHGDSAVYETMVRMAQDFSMRYMLVDGHGNFGSIDGDMAAAMRYTEARLSKIAGEMLRDLNKETVDFAPNYDGEENEPVVLPARYPNLLVNGVGGIAVGMATNIPPHNLGEVIDGVQAMIKNPDITPMELMEYIQGPDFPTAGYILGREGIRQAYRTGRGSVTMRAKAVIEENNGKAKIIVHELPYQVNKARLVEKIAELVREKRIEGITDLRDESDRNGMRVVVELRRDVNPSVVLNNLYKHTSMQSTFGINMLAIVNKEPKILNLRDVLYHYLQHQIEVIRRRTIFDLKKAEARAHILEGLRIALDHLDEVIALIRASRTTDIAREGLMETFSLSVEQAQAILDMRMQRLTGLEREKIENEYNELLAKIAEYREILANEHLVLDIISNELQEIRDKYSDDRRTEITVGEESILDEDLIPREEVVITITHTGYIKRLPVNTYRSQKRGGRGVIGMDTKDQDFVEHLFVSNSHNYLMFFTDKGKVYRIKAYEIPELGRTARGTPIINLIQIEQGEKISAVIQVEEADSDKYLFFATREGIVKKTPLEDYNNIRKGGLIAINLREEDSLIEVKLTDGEQNLIIGTARGMSITFSENDVRSMGRSATGVKGITLDSNDHVIGMDCVDPELEVLIVTTKGYGKRTPAGDYRSQTRGGKGIKTINLTDKNGPVVGLKVVKQDEDLMIITTSGTLIRTSMDGISTMGRYAQGVKLINIREDDAVATLCRADKEDEELSEHEDGEDIQGTPVEGEGEVSQPEAGTVNEDDNLE